A genomic window from Lentibacter algarum includes:
- a CDS encoding MoxR family ATPase — translation MADADNLLTEIEALEGRLTAAKAEITRRFIGQERVVDLTLSALLCGGHGLLIGLPGLGKTRLIETLSTVMGLDGKRVQFTPDLMPADILGSEVLETGADGSRAFKFIEGPIFCQLLMADEINRASPRTQSALLQAMQERQVSVSGQTRDLAKPFHVLATQNPIEQEGTYPLPEAQLDRFLVRIDVGYPDLATEREILQATTGEAEDSVTNVFSAEELLAAQTLLRRMPVGEGVMESILALVRAFRPDEADASERVRESVAWGPGPRASQAFMLTVRARALLQGRLAPDLSDVIAMAKPVLKHRMALNFAALARGESLDGLIEAEIAKSARLKDVA, via the coding sequence ATGGCTGATGCAGACAATCTGCTCACGGAGATCGAGGCACTTGAAGGCAGGTTGACGGCAGCCAAGGCTGAGATTACCCGCCGTTTTATTGGGCAGGAGCGAGTTGTGGACTTGACGCTTTCGGCCCTTTTGTGCGGCGGACACGGCCTTTTGATTGGCCTTCCTGGCTTGGGTAAAACCCGACTTATTGAAACGCTTTCTACTGTCATGGGCCTTGATGGCAAGCGCGTACAGTTCACCCCTGATCTGATGCCTGCCGATATTCTTGGCTCTGAAGTCCTTGAAACTGGGGCCGATGGAAGTCGTGCATTCAAGTTTATTGAGGGTCCGATTTTTTGCCAACTTTTGATGGCGGATGAGATCAACCGTGCAAGTCCGCGCACACAGTCCGCGCTTTTGCAGGCGATGCAGGAGCGGCAAGTCAGCGTTTCGGGCCAGACCCGTGATTTGGCCAAGCCGTTTCATGTTTTGGCAACACAAAATCCGATCGAGCAGGAGGGCACTTATCCACTCCCTGAGGCGCAGCTTGACCGTTTTCTTGTCCGAATTGATGTCGGATATCCTGATCTCGCCACGGAGCGCGAGATATTGCAGGCAACAACAGGAGAGGCCGAGGACAGTGTGACCAATGTCTTTTCAGCGGAAGAGCTCTTAGCTGCACAGACACTATTGCGTCGCATGCCTGTGGGCGAAGGCGTGATGGAGAGTATTTTGGCCCTTGTTCGGGCTTTTCGACCTGACGAAGCGGACGCTTCTGAGCGGGTGCGCGAGAGCGTTGCGTGGGGGCCTGGGCCTCGGGCGAGTCAGGCCTTTATGTTGACTGTTCGCGCGCGTGCTTTGTTGCAGGGGAGACTTGCGCCAGATCTGTCTGATGTGATTGCGATGGCGAAACCTGTTTTGAAGCACCGTATGGCGCTTAATTTTGCAGCTCTTGCGCGGGGGGAGAGCCTGGATGGTTTGATTGAGGCGGAGATTGCCAAGAGTGCGCGGTTGAAAGACGTAGCATGA
- a CDS encoding DUF58 domain-containing protein, protein MTDALPLRSRAEAATANLAALLARAEQLAAAVMPGGHGRRRAGAGDDFWQYRPVQAGDTLRMVDWRRSAQSDAQFVRQKEWQISQSVFFWVDRARSMQFASGPHLPQKIDRAQLVSLAAGILLSRGGERIGLSGEDLPPRAGSKQLQRFAELLVCQKTEDYAAPQVSAVTKNAFVIFVSDFLGDIESTEAALREASGKGARGVCLQILDPVEESFPFRGRAIFDSVGGSLRHETLQAADLSARYLERLAERKARLHEICSQTGWTFSTHHTNAPAQAAVLWLYNMIEGPK, encoded by the coding sequence ATGACGGACGCGCTGCCTCTGCGCAGCCGCGCTGAAGCGGCGACGGCAAACCTCGCCGCGCTTTTGGCGCGGGCTGAACAGTTGGCTGCCGCGGTGATGCCTGGTGGGCATGGCCGGCGGCGTGCCGGTGCGGGGGATGATTTCTGGCAATACCGGCCTGTGCAGGCGGGAGACACGCTCCGCATGGTCGACTGGCGTAGATCGGCACAGTCTGACGCGCAGTTTGTGCGACAAAAAGAATGGCAAATTTCACAATCGGTTTTCTTTTGGGTGGATCGCGCGCGTTCGATGCAGTTTGCGAGTGGGCCACATCTGCCCCAAAAAATAGATCGTGCGCAGCTCGTGAGTCTTGCTGCCGGGATTCTGTTGTCGCGGGGGGGTGAGCGAATTGGCTTGTCTGGTGAGGATCTTCCGCCGCGTGCGGGCTCAAAACAACTTCAACGCTTTGCCGAACTTTTGGTGTGTCAGAAGACAGAAGACTATGCCGCGCCACAAGTTTCGGCCGTGACGAAGAATGCATTTGTGATCTTCGTCTCTGACTTTTTGGGCGACATTGAGTCCACAGAGGCGGCTTTGCGGGAGGCTTCTGGGAAGGGTGCTCGGGGCGTTTGTTTGCAAATTCTTGATCCTGTGGAAGAGAGTTTCCCTTTTAGGGGCCGCGCAATTTTTGACTCGGTTGGCGGCTCTCTTCGACATGAAACACTGCAAGCAGCAGACTTGAGCGCGCGTTATTTGGAGCGTTTGGCAGAGCGAAAAGCGCGCTTGCACGAAATTTGCAGTCAAACAGGCTGGACCTTCAGCACACATCACACAAATGCGCCTGCGCAGGCGGCTGTGTTGTGGCTTTATAATATGATTGAAGGTCCGAAATGA